The following proteins are encoded in a genomic region of Xanthomonas cassavae CFBP 4642:
- a CDS encoding alkene reductase gives MSKSTQSPLFSPVRLGALDLANRVIMAPLTRNRAGAGQVPSPLAAEYYGQRATAGLIVAEGTQISPLGQGYLDTPGIHSAEQVAGWRAVTDEVHRRGGKIVLQLWHVGRVSHTSVLPPGEVPVAPSAIRAEGKTYTKNGFEDVSEPRALALDEIPALIEDYRIAARNAIEAGFDGVEVHAANGYLLDQFLRDGSNKRTDAYGGDIENRTRLLVEVVQAIADEIGAERTGVRLSPVTPVYGAHDSSPQPLFERAVERLNLIGGLAFVHVIEGATGGARDNIAFDYAALRAKFDGAWIANNGYDRAMSEHAISSGYADAIAYGRPFIANPDLVRRLREHAPLAEVDQSTLYGGGTKGYTDYPALPE, from the coding sequence ATGTCCAAATCCACTCAATCCCCACTGTTCTCGCCGGTGCGCCTGGGCGCGCTGGACCTTGCCAACCGCGTGATCATGGCGCCGCTGACGCGCAACCGCGCCGGCGCCGGGCAGGTTCCGTCGCCCCTGGCCGCCGAATACTACGGCCAGCGCGCCACTGCCGGCCTGATCGTCGCCGAAGGCACGCAGATCAGTCCGCTCGGCCAGGGCTATCTGGATACGCCGGGCATCCATAGCGCCGAACAGGTCGCCGGCTGGCGCGCGGTCACCGATGAGGTGCATCGCCGTGGCGGCAAGATCGTGTTGCAGCTCTGGCATGTCGGCCGCGTCTCGCACACCAGCGTACTGCCGCCGGGCGAAGTGCCGGTCGCGCCCAGCGCGATTCGTGCAGAAGGCAAGACCTACACCAAGAACGGCTTCGAGGACGTTTCCGAACCGCGTGCATTGGCGCTGGACGAAATCCCCGCACTGATCGAGGACTACCGCATCGCCGCGCGCAATGCGATCGAGGCCGGTTTCGATGGCGTGGAAGTGCATGCGGCCAACGGCTACCTGCTCGACCAGTTCCTGCGCGATGGTTCCAACAAGCGCACCGATGCCTACGGCGGCGATATCGAAAACCGCACCCGCCTGCTCGTCGAAGTGGTACAGGCCATCGCCGATGAGATCGGTGCCGAGCGCACCGGCGTGCGCCTGTCGCCGGTCACCCCGGTCTACGGCGCACACGACTCCAGCCCGCAGCCGCTGTTCGAACGTGCGGTGGAGCGGCTGAACCTGATCGGCGGCCTGGCGTTCGTGCACGTGATCGAAGGCGCCACCGGCGGTGCGCGCGACAATATCGCCTTCGACTACGCTGCACTGCGCGCAAAGTTCGATGGTGCCTGGATCGCCAACAACGGCTACGACCGCGCGATGTCCGAGCATGCCATCAGCAGCGGCTATGCCGATGCCATCGCCTACGGCCGCCCGTTCATTGCCAACCCGGATCTGGTGCGTCGCCTGCGCGAACACGCCCCGCTGGCCGAGGTGGATCAGTCCACCCTCTACGGTGGTGGCACCAAGGGCTATACCGATTATCCGGCGTTGCCGGAGTAA
- a CDS encoding DksA/TraR family C4-type zinc finger protein — MATGWAGDGAVQDQIDATVEDAIKRARSQLHQGPSLTHCEDCDAPIPEARRRAVPGVHLCVACQEMHDQELGVQGGFNRRGSKDSQLR; from the coding sequence ATGGCAACCGGATGGGCGGGTGATGGAGCGGTGCAGGACCAGATCGATGCCACCGTCGAGGATGCAATCAAGCGCGCGCGGAGCCAGTTGCACCAGGGGCCGAGCCTGACGCACTGCGAGGACTGCGACGCACCGATCCCGGAGGCGCGTCGCAGGGCCGTGCCGGGCGTGCACCTGTGCGTGGCCTGCCAGGAAATGCATGATCAGGAGCTCGGCGTGCAGGGCGGTTTCAACCGCCGTGGCAGCAAGGACAGTCAGCTGCGCTGA
- a CDS encoding DUF1328 domain-containing protein: MIKWAIIFAIIGLIAGALGFGGMAGAAMGIAKFLFLAGIIIAIVLFVLGMTIAKKVT; the protein is encoded by the coding sequence ATGATTAAGTGGGCCATTATCTTCGCCATCATCGGGCTGATTGCCGGTGCGCTTGGATTTGGTGGAATGGCAGGCGCCGCGATGGGCATTGCCAAGTTCCTGTTCTTGGCCGGCATCATCATTGCCATCGTGCTGTTCGTGCTGGGCATGACGATCGCCAAGAAGGTGACCTGA
- a CDS encoding DUF4097 family beta strand repeat-containing protein, whose translation MRYATVSLLLLAAFCAAPAAAQNAVNQSHPLARGGRVELENIAGKIRVRGWDRDEVSLTGTLGEGQRLDVDASSNRLQFEVIYPRNSRNGQGAQLELRVPRGALLQVDAVSASVDVDQVDLATLQLKSVSGDVVASGRAKETHLETVSGQLRSTVNSTRVTLGTVSGEIDAQAGASGVVSVESVSGQIRIGAGQVSQLRSESVSGATALTVAGLAPGGSISAESVSGTIALGVPRNVSAALDVDVFSGAIRSVVGKVERPEYGPGKRLRTTLGGGNGDVKLESHSGSVRIDYTN comes from the coding sequence ATGCGCTACGCCACCGTTTCCCTGCTGCTGTTGGCCGCGTTCTGCGCTGCGCCTGCGGCAGCGCAGAACGCCGTGAATCAGAGTCATCCGCTGGCGCGCGGAGGGCGCGTGGAACTGGAAAACATTGCCGGCAAGATCCGCGTGCGCGGCTGGGACCGCGACGAAGTGTCGCTGACCGGGACCCTGGGCGAGGGCCAGCGGCTGGATGTGGACGCAAGCTCGAACCGGCTGCAGTTCGAGGTGATCTACCCGCGCAATAGCCGCAACGGCCAGGGCGCGCAGCTGGAGTTGCGCGTGCCGCGCGGTGCCTTGTTGCAGGTGGATGCGGTCAGTGCGTCGGTCGATGTGGATCAGGTCGACCTGGCGACGCTGCAGCTCAAGTCCGTCAGTGGCGATGTGGTCGCCAGCGGGCGCGCCAAGGAAACGCACCTGGAAACGGTCAGCGGGCAGCTGCGCAGCACGGTGAACAGTACGCGGGTGACCTTGGGGACGGTCAGCGGGGAGATCGACGCGCAGGCGGGCGCCAGCGGCGTGGTGTCGGTCGAATCGGTGTCCGGTCAGATCCGGATCGGTGCCGGCCAGGTGTCGCAGCTGCGCTCGGAAAGCGTGTCGGGCGCGACCGCATTGACAGTGGCCGGGCTGGCGCCGGGCGGCAGCATTTCTGCAGAAAGCGTCAGCGGCACGATCGCGCTGGGGGTGCCGCGCAACGTGTCGGCAGCGCTGGACGTGGACGTGTTCAGCGGCGCCATCCGCTCGGTGGTCGGCAAGGTCGAACGCCCCGAGTACGGCCCCGGCAAGCGCCTGCGCACCACGCTGGGGGGCGGCAATGGCGACGTCAAGCTGGAGTCGCACTCGGGCTCGGTGCGCATCGACTACACCAACTGA
- a CDS encoding Hsp70 family protein, whose amino-acid sequence MKLGIDFGTSNSAAAAIVDGQVEPVRFGEALQFRTTVYFPEIMRDPEDFSLTPALEYEMERLIDSARRDATAAGRSSTPDSLRRDALRIVRRQWMEQQVREPRSSAALLQNAVYGDEALDAYFLEGEGNLVQSPKSMLGYNLHPRARQTITGIATHVLEHIRLTASRQFDINIREAVLGRPVQFRSSIGDAGNAQALDILQTAAIAAGFDSVEFLEEPAAAAMHYHVSHDSRHETVVVDIGGGTTDIAHASVGGSTAPQVHRAWGVARGGTDIDLALSLASYMPLFGRGTTRVPAHHYVEAAMVQDMTRQREFRLHNYQDAPAPFDTRLKALQDTGNTARLYRNVEACKIALSETDQHHTALDFIERGLQVDVQADALVASASSYLRELEALLAQVRADMAAAPATLFLTGGMSRAGYLRDAVAAAFPESRMVQGDPSFGVVQGLAWAAAGGARPSGG is encoded by the coding sequence ATGAAACTCGGCATCGACTTCGGTACCAGCAACTCCGCCGCTGCGGCAATCGTCGACGGCCAGGTGGAGCCGGTGCGCTTCGGCGAGGCCTTGCAGTTCCGCACCACGGTGTACTTTCCCGAGATCATGCGCGACCCGGAGGATTTCAGCCTGACACCGGCGCTGGAATACGAGATGGAGCGCCTGATCGATTCCGCGCGTCGCGACGCCACCGCTGCCGGGCGCTCCTCCACTCCCGACAGCCTGCGGCGCGATGCGCTGCGTATCGTGCGCCGCCAGTGGATGGAGCAGCAGGTGCGCGAGCCGCGGAGTTCGGCGGCACTGCTGCAGAACGCGGTCTACGGCGACGAGGCGCTGGACGCCTACTTTCTCGAGGGCGAAGGCAATCTGGTGCAGAGCCCCAAGTCGATGCTGGGCTACAACCTGCATCCGCGTGCGCGCCAGACCATTACCGGCATCGCCACGCACGTGCTGGAACATATCCGTCTCACCGCCTCGCGTCAGTTCGACATCAATATCCGCGAGGCCGTGCTCGGTCGTCCGGTGCAGTTCCGCAGTTCGATCGGTGATGCAGGCAATGCACAGGCGCTGGATATCCTGCAGACCGCCGCCATCGCCGCCGGCTTCGACAGCGTGGAGTTTCTCGAAGAACCCGCTGCAGCGGCCATGCATTACCACGTCAGCCACGACAGCCGGCACGAGACCGTGGTGGTCGATATCGGTGGCGGCACCACCGATATCGCGCATGCCAGCGTCGGTGGCAGCACTGCGCCGCAGGTGCATCGCGCCTGGGGCGTCGCGCGCGGCGGGACCGATATCGATCTGGCGCTCAGCCTTGCCAGCTACATGCCGCTGTTCGGCCGCGGCACCACTCGCGTACCGGCGCACCATTACGTGGAAGCGGCGATGGTGCAGGACATGACGCGCCAGCGCGAATTCCGCCTGCACAACTACCAGGACGCCCCGGCCCCGTTCGATACGCGCCTGAAGGCGCTGCAGGACACCGGCAATACCGCGCGCCTGTATCGCAACGTGGAAGCCTGCAAGATTGCGCTCAGCGAAACCGACCAGCACCACACGGCACTGGATTTCATCGAACGCGGCCTGCAGGTGGACGTGCAGGCCGATGCATTGGTTGCGTCCGCCTCCAGCTATCTGCGCGAGCTGGAAGCGCTGCTGGCGCAGGTCCGCGCCGACATGGCGGCAGCGCCGGCAACCCTGTTCCTGACCGGCGGCATGTCGCGCGCCGGCTATCTGCGCGACGCGGTGGCGGCCGCTTTCCCGGAATCGCGCATGGTGCAGGGCGATCCGTCGTTCGGGGTCGTGCAAGGCCTGGCCTGGGCTGCGGCAGGCGGCGCCCGTCCATCGGGCGGTTAA
- a CDS encoding DUF6491 family protein has protein sequence MLVAALGTTLLASSALTASAESARPAAPDASCLDARQVSEFHQADARTLAVAERDGRLFRLQLAQNCPQLGAQADATLLAPHGWVCNGAPAYASAGQQRCAVAQVASIDARDFADLARRRNHGEVPTLEGVSVREARRRNFAGSSSYCFHPST, from the coding sequence GTGTTGGTAGCCGCTCTTGGCACCACCTTGCTTGCCAGTTCCGCGCTCACTGCATCCGCAGAGTCCGCGCGCCCCGCCGCGCCGGATGCCAGTTGCCTGGATGCGCGCCAGGTCTCGGAGTTTCACCAGGCCGACGCGCGCACGCTGGCGGTGGCCGAACGCGATGGCCGCCTGTTCCGCCTGCAGTTGGCGCAGAACTGCCCGCAGCTCGGCGCGCAGGCCGATGCCACCCTGCTTGCACCACACGGTTGGGTCTGCAACGGGGCGCCGGCGTATGCCAGCGCCGGACAGCAGCGCTGCGCCGTTGCCCAGGTTGCCTCGATCGATGCACGCGACTTCGCCGACCTGGCGCGTCGCCGCAATCACGGCGAGGTACCGACCCTGGAAGGAGTGAGCGTGCGCGAGGCACGTCGACGCAACTTCGCCGGCTCATCCAGCTACTGCTTTCATCCCAGCACCTGA
- a CDS encoding FKBP-type peptidyl-prolyl cis-trans isomerase produces MEISQGRVATIHYTLSDDSGQVLDRSTPDTPLSYLHGAGNIVSGLEQALDGRQAGDTLTADVAPEQGYGPRHEQLIQHVPRDAFPTDVDVVPGVQFEARTQQGPVLVTVTEVGPEQVTVDGNHPLAGQTLHFAVEVVQVREATTDELYQGHVDDVAA; encoded by the coding sequence ATGGAAATCAGCCAGGGTCGCGTTGCGACCATTCATTACACCCTTTCCGACGACAGCGGCCAGGTGCTGGACCGTTCCACGCCGGACACGCCGCTGAGCTATCTGCATGGTGCCGGCAATATCGTTTCCGGCCTGGAGCAGGCGCTGGACGGCAGGCAAGCCGGCGACACCCTCACTGCCGATGTCGCTCCGGAACAAGGCTATGGTCCACGCCATGAGCAACTGATCCAGCATGTGCCGCGCGACGCCTTCCCGACCGATGTGGACGTGGTGCCAGGCGTGCAGTTCGAGGCACGGACCCAGCAGGGTCCCGTACTGGTCACCGTGACCGAGGTCGGCCCCGAGCAGGTCACCGTGGACGGCAACCACCCGCTCGCTGGGCAGACCCTGCATTTCGCAGTGGAAGTGGTGCAGGTGCGCGAAGCCACCACCGACGAATTGTACCAGGGCCACGTCGACGATGTCGCCGCCTGA
- a CDS encoding RNA polymerase sigma factor produces the protein MLDTSVPIDRPPPGATSADRDDAALAHAAAAGERAAYEAIYRRHSPRLYALVWRLCGGHAARADDVLQETFIAAWKALPQFRFHSALGTWLHRLAVNTALMELRAHAASGHPVVDDADGEILAAVPDAARCQSTRMDLERALETLPPRARAVLVLHDIEGWKHQEIADQLQMAVGSSKAQLHRARGLLRARLGEPA, from the coding sequence ATGCTAGACACCTCCGTGCCCATCGACCGACCACCGCCCGGCGCCACCTCCGCCGACCGCGACGACGCGGCGTTGGCGCATGCGGCGGCGGCAGGAGAGCGTGCGGCTTACGAGGCGATCTACCGCCGGCATTCGCCGCGGTTGTATGCGCTGGTCTGGCGCCTGTGTGGCGGTCACGCCGCGCGCGCCGACGACGTGTTGCAGGAGACCTTCATCGCCGCGTGGAAGGCTCTGCCGCAGTTCCGTTTCCATAGCGCGCTGGGTACCTGGCTGCACCGCCTGGCCGTCAATACCGCGCTGATGGAATTGCGTGCGCACGCGGCCTCCGGCCACCCTGTCGTGGACGATGCCGACGGCGAGATTCTGGCAGCGGTGCCCGACGCTGCGCGGTGCCAGTCGACCCGGATGGACCTTGAACGGGCGCTGGAAACTCTGCCGCCACGCGCCCGTGCAGTGCTGGTGCTGCACGATATCGAAGGCTGGAAACACCAGGAGATTGCCGACCAGCTACAGATGGCGGTCGGCAGTTCCAAGGCACAACTGCATCGTGCGCGTGGCCTGCTGCGCGCGCGGTTGGGAGAACCCGCATGA
- a CDS encoding M48 metallopeptidase family protein — translation MRLSPHPIAMDTLRYLTGYPPAVLDQVRELIAQDKLAAVLARRYPERHSIRTDRHLYDYVKAMKERYLRSSPTLHKAVYDNHLQVVKHALGTHTAISRVHGGRLKASREIRIASVFRDAPEPFLHMIVAHELAHLKEADHNKAFYQLCHHMRPDYHQLEFDLRLYLTHLALQAGN, via the coding sequence ATGCGGCTCTCGCCGCATCCGATCGCCATGGACACTCTTCGCTACCTCACCGGTTACCCACCCGCTGTCCTGGATCAGGTGCGCGAATTGATTGCGCAGGACAAGCTTGCCGCGGTACTGGCACGTCGCTATCCGGAGCGGCACTCCATTCGCACCGATCGCCACCTGTATGACTACGTCAAGGCCATGAAAGAGCGTTACCTGCGTTCCTCCCCGACCTTGCACAAAGCCGTCTACGACAACCACCTGCAGGTGGTGAAGCACGCACTGGGCACGCATACCGCAATCTCGCGCGTCCACGGCGGCCGGCTCAAGGCCAGCCGCGAGATCCGCATTGCCTCGGTGTTTCGCGACGCGCCCGAACCCTTCCTGCACATGATCGTGGCCCACGAGCTGGCGCACCTGAAAGAGGCCGATCACAACAAGGCCTTCTACCAACTGTGTCACCACATGCGCCCGGATTACCACCAGCTGGAATTCGATCTGCGGTTGTACCTGACCCATCTGGCACTGCAAGCAGGCAACTGA
- a CDS encoding cation diffusion facilitator family transporter, which yields MSKRSAPSTPAAASPRIDVPAAGQNGDAAKAADANAGPDHTKGSHLVVYVALAGNLAIAVAKFIAAGISGSSAMLSEGVHSLVDTVNEVLLYGLRRAARAPTPTHPFGYGRELYFWSFIVALLVFAMGAGISLYEGIVHLRHPEPAKSHLIAYCVLGVSIVFEGISWVVALREFRAKKGRMGYFEAFRNSKDPSTFTVLLEDSAALIGLFMALLGLAGAQLLDMPELDGIASIGIAGVLAFTAFLLARETKGLLIGEPAHAHVSASLLRIAASDPDVRAANGVLTMQMGPNQVVAALSAEFEDTRSTPDIEACVGRIEAAAKRQHPEITALFVKPQTPETWRARRTQIERGAQTD from the coding sequence GTGTCCAAACGCTCAGCCCCTTCCACACCTGCTGCCGCATCGCCGCGCATCGATGTGCCCGCTGCCGGGCAGAACGGCGACGCCGCCAAGGCCGCAGATGCGAACGCCGGGCCGGATCACACCAAGGGTTCGCATCTGGTGGTCTACGTCGCCCTGGCCGGCAACCTGGCCATTGCGGTGGCCAAGTTCATCGCGGCCGGCATCTCCGGCAGCTCGGCCATGCTCAGCGAGGGCGTGCATTCGCTGGTGGACACCGTCAACGAAGTGCTGCTGTATGGCCTGCGTCGTGCGGCGCGCGCGCCCACGCCTACCCATCCGTTCGGCTACGGGCGCGAGCTGTATTTCTGGAGCTTCATCGTGGCGCTGCTGGTGTTTGCGATGGGCGCCGGCATATCGCTGTACGAAGGCATCGTGCATCTGCGCCATCCCGAGCCTGCCAAGAGCCACCTGATCGCCTACTGCGTGCTCGGCGTGTCCATCGTGTTCGAGGGCATTTCCTGGGTGGTGGCGTTGCGCGAGTTCCGCGCCAAGAAGGGCCGCATGGGCTACTTCGAGGCGTTTCGCAACAGCAAGGACCCCAGCACCTTCACCGTGCTGCTGGAAGACAGCGCCGCGCTGATCGGCTTGTTCATGGCCCTGCTCGGTCTGGCCGGGGCGCAGCTACTGGACATGCCGGAGCTCGACGGCATTGCCTCGATCGGCATTGCCGGCGTGCTCGCCTTTACCGCTTTCCTGCTGGCGCGGGAAACCAAGGGCTTGCTGATCGGCGAACCCGCGCATGCGCATGTCAGCGCGTCGCTGTTGCGCATTGCCGCCAGCGACCCGGACGTCCGCGCCGCCAATGGCGTGCTGACCATGCAGATGGGTCCCAACCAGGTCGTGGCCGCGCTGAGTGCCGAGTTCGAAGACACCCGCAGCACGCCGGACATCGAAGCCTGCGTCGGGCGTATCGAAGCGGCGGCCAAGCGCCAGCATCCGGAGATCACCGCCCTGTTCGTCAAGCCGCAGACTCCGGAAACCTGGCGGGCGCGGCGCACCCAGATCGAACGTGGCGCGCAGACCGACTGA
- a CDS encoding mechanosensitive ion channel domain-containing protein: MSASDALPAMIRSLLPHWNPEWLAVAVPTIKIVMILAAAALTRLLLRQLLRRICAHYSVPAEITIGIRRVGSFVISLSAVLIALHVLGVSTAVLWTAFTSFAAVGAVAFFAAWSVLSNIFCTFLIITTRPFRLHDHIELLEGGDKPGLKGRVIDINVIYTTLEETGDHAGSVLQVPNSLFFQRTTRRWRESSGFNAS, from the coding sequence ATGTCCGCGTCCGATGCCTTGCCCGCCATGATCCGCAGTCTGTTGCCGCACTGGAATCCGGAATGGCTGGCGGTGGCGGTGCCAACGATCAAGATCGTCATGATCCTCGCGGCCGCAGCGCTGACCCGGTTATTGCTGCGCCAGCTGCTGCGACGCATCTGCGCGCATTACAGCGTGCCGGCCGAGATCACGATTGGTATTCGTCGCGTCGGTAGCTTCGTCATTTCGCTCAGTGCGGTCCTGATTGCGCTGCACGTGCTTGGGGTCTCGACCGCCGTGCTATGGACGGCCTTCACCAGCTTTGCAGCGGTCGGCGCGGTCGCGTTCTTCGCTGCGTGGAGTGTGCTGTCCAATATCTTCTGCACATTCCTGATCATCACCACCCGCCCATTCCGGCTGCACGACCATATCGAATTGCTCGAAGGGGGCGACAAGCCGGGCCTGAAGGGACGCGTGATCGATATCAACGTGATCTACACGACGCTGGAAGAAACCGGCGACCATGCCGGCAGCGTGCTGCAGGTACCCAACAGCCTGTTCTTCCAGCGCACGACGCGTCGTTGGCGCGAGAGCAGCGGCTTCAACGCAAGCTAA
- a CDS encoding L,D-transpeptidase: protein MRPLLSFALLCMLLVSGFAAAAPFWGARQSSPADTLPADLKPGDWIWGGVSKGWGPMAVIVSLAEQRAYAYRNGILIGVSTISSGKPGHETPTGVFTILQKDRDHRSNIYNAAPMPYQQRLTWDGVALHAGGLPGYPESHGCVHLPSEFARLLFDNSNMGMVVVVAQAGISADDVVHPRALSPIDPTTGAERPLLPLPNGQAFAWQPALAPTGPISMLISSTDQQLLVYRNGVEIGRAQVAVQAPPGTAPPGTQAFIVGQGFLPGEIAGLPGRRMPNWMRIGIPGSTAAAGQALDADTIARLQVPPAFLAELLPLLTPGVVLVATDQRILPETTGGKLQVLDSDPPEPH from the coding sequence ATGCGGCCCCTGCTCTCGTTCGCGCTGCTGTGCATGTTGCTGGTGAGTGGTTTCGCAGCCGCCGCACCGTTCTGGGGCGCCCGCCAGTCCAGTCCCGCGGATACCCTGCCTGCCGACCTGAAGCCGGGCGACTGGATCTGGGGTGGCGTGAGCAAGGGCTGGGGACCGATGGCGGTGATCGTCAGCCTCGCCGAACAGCGCGCGTATGCATATCGCAATGGCATCCTGATCGGCGTGTCCACCATCAGCTCCGGCAAGCCCGGACATGAGACTCCCACCGGGGTGTTCACCATCCTGCAGAAGGACCGGGATCACCGCTCCAACATCTACAACGCCGCGCCGATGCCGTATCAGCAGCGGCTCACCTGGGATGGCGTGGCGCTGCATGCCGGCGGCCTGCCCGGCTACCCGGAATCGCATGGCTGCGTGCACCTGCCATCGGAATTCGCCCGGCTGCTGTTCGACAATTCCAACATGGGCATGGTGGTGGTCGTGGCGCAGGCCGGCATCAGCGCCGACGATGTGGTGCATCCGCGTGCGCTCAGCCCGATCGACCCGACCACCGGCGCCGAGCGCCCGCTGCTGCCGCTGCCCAACGGCCAGGCATTTGCATGGCAACCGGCGTTGGCGCCCACCGGCCCGATCTCGATGCTGATCAGCAGCACCGACCAGCAATTGCTGGTCTACCGCAATGGCGTGGAAATCGGGCGTGCCCAGGTCGCCGTGCAAGCGCCGCCGGGCACGGCGCCGCCGGGCACGCAGGCCTTCATCGTCGGCCAGGGCTTTTTGCCCGGCGAAATCGCAGGCCTGCCGGGTCGTCGCATGCCCAACTGGATGCGCATCGGCATTCCCGGCAGCACGGCCGCGGCAGGCCAGGCGCTGGATGCCGACACCATCGCGCGGCTGCAGGTACCGCCGGCGTTCCTGGCCGAACTGCTGCCCTTGCTGACGCCCGGCGTCGTCCTGGTCGCCACCGACCAGCGTATCCTGCCGGAGACCACCGGCGGCAAGCTGCAGGTGCTGGATTCGGATCCGCCCGAGCCGCACTGA
- a CDS encoding DUF2789 domain-containing protein, whose protein sequence is MESPVHPFSELFAQLGLPSDEASIRNFIAEHSPLPGEMRLEEAPFWTPAQAQLLREERLDDADWIVTIDQLNIALHTTADNTGV, encoded by the coding sequence ATGGAATCCCCCGTTCACCCGTTCTCGGAATTGTTCGCCCAACTTGGCCTTCCGTCAGACGAGGCAAGTATTCGCAATTTCATCGCCGAACATTCGCCGCTGCCGGGCGAGATGCGGCTGGAAGAGGCGCCGTTCTGGACGCCGGCGCAGGCGCAGTTGCTGCGTGAAGAACGCCTCGACGATGCCGACTGGATCGTGACCATCGACCAGCTCAATATCGCGCTGCATACCACGGCCGACAACACCGGCGTCTGA
- a CDS encoding zinc ribbon domain-containing protein YjdM, with protein MSTVPACPQCGQDNTYADGALSVCADCGFEWSAGEPAAHATVVRDSNGNVLQAGDTVTVIKDLKVKGSSIPLKQGTVIRNIRLVEDDAEHVEGNSEKIKGLVLKTCFLRKA; from the coding sequence ATGTCTACCGTTCCCGCCTGCCCGCAATGCGGCCAGGACAACACCTATGCCGACGGCGCGCTGTCGGTCTGCGCAGACTGCGGTTTCGAGTGGAGCGCGGGGGAGCCTGCCGCACACGCCACCGTGGTACGCGACAGCAACGGCAATGTGCTGCAGGCCGGCGATACGGTGACGGTGATCAAGGATCTCAAGGTCAAGGGCTCGTCGATTCCGCTCAAGCAGGGCACGGTGATCCGCAATATCCGCCTGGTCGAAGACGATGCCGAGCATGTCGAAGGCAACTCGGAAAAGATCAAGGGCCTGGTGCTGAAGACCTGCTTCCTGCGTAAGGCATGA